AAATATAAATGAGAGGATGTACCGATTTTCCTTTTCCACTGAATACCTTCATAAGGGGAAATGTAATGAACCCGATCGCAATCCCTGTAGATATACTTGAAGTAAGCGGCATCGTTAAAATGATCGCAAATGCCGGAAACGCCTCATCGAAAATTTTCCAATTTACTTTAGCCAGCCCTTCCATCATGAAACATCCTACAATGATCAAAACGGGAGCTGTGATTGCTTGAACGGAAGAAATTGCCGATATCAATGGAGAAAAGAAAATCGACGCAGCAAACAAGATTGCCACGACAGTAGCGGTTAATCCCGTACGTCCCCCTGCGGCTACTCCCGTACTCGATTCAACATATGCCGTCGAAGGGCTTGTACCAAACATCGAGCCGACTGTCGTCGCAATCGCATCACCTAAAAAGGCTTTCTTGGCACGAGGGATTTTCCCATCCTTCGTTAGTCCAGCCTGTTCCGTCACGCCAATCAAGGTTCCTGTCGTATCAAAGATCGTCACAAGTAAAAAGGCGAAAACAATTGAATATAATGAATTCGTGAAGACCCCAGCAATATCGATATCGAAAAATACCGGTGTTGGAGGTACAGATAAGACCCCATCAAAGTTGAGCAAACCGATAAAGTAGCCAATGATTGCCGTAATGATCATACCAATGAAAATTGCCCCTTTAATATTACGGGCCATAAAAATCAAGGTAATGAATAAACCTGCTAGCGCCAAAACGGTTCCAGGCTGGTGCAAATCTCCAAGCGACACCATCGTTGATTCATTAGGTACTACGATTCCAGCATTT
This sequence is a window from Brevibacillus sp. JNUCC-41. Protein-coding genes within it:
- a CDS encoding NCS2 family permease; translated protein: MFLEKFFSLKENGTDVRTEVMAGVTTFLTMVYILIVNPALLSSIGIPFEQVFMATVISAVIGTLIMGLVAKYPIAIAPGMGLNAYFASVVGAQGLSYQTVFGTVFIAGLLFLLISVTSLRKMIIDAIPNSLKYGITSGIGLFIAFIGLKNAGIVVPNESTMVSLGDLHQPGTVLALAGLFITLIFMARNIKGAIFIGMIITAIIGYFIGLLNFDGVLSVPPTPVFFDIDIAGVFTNSLYSIVFAFLLVTIFDTTGTLIGVTEQAGLTKDGKIPRAKKAFLGDAIATTVGSMFGTSPSTAYVESSTGVAAGGRTGLTATVVAILFAASIFFSPLISAISSVQAITAPVLIIVGCFMMEGLAKVNWKIFDEAFPAFAIILTMPLTSSISTGIAIGFITFPLMKVFSGKGKSVHPLIYIFGFIFLIQLIFFPTH